A genome region from Hymenobacter tibetensis includes the following:
- a CDS encoding SusD/RagB family nutrient-binding outer membrane lipoprotein — protein MKKYITLLLLALGGSMVSCTDGFEELNTDPNRIERISPGTLLNPIVYELAAFNTNRADAFTFDIMQVSLPFPSVSGGVHRYLVSESAGNSTWTTYYRWLANIREMRIAAVAAQDPNYEAVALTLNAWVYANLTDCFGDVPMTEASRAEEGILYPKFDTQQAIYTQLLDDLDLANGLFDVNKSMSYGSDLLYNNSVLNWRRFCNSLRMRLLLRASKRPEMNAPARLAAMINDPAKYPVFTQNSEAAILKINGVAPNVSPWGRAIDFTTTRAAASYFIDNLNTWSDPRLPKFSTQARAQMGNSTIGYKGIPSAYSGSDAQFQYVPSNLNVALVTARVDAPMSSVLMSYAEVEFIKAEAAQKGYITADARTHYERGVRAAIEQWGAVVPATYFQNAAAAYNGTLERIMLQKYYALFFNDYQQWFEYRRTGLPVLPRGQDLQNGGVMPVRFKYPLIVQTNNGTNYRTAVENMGGDDVNTKVWWEK, from the coding sequence ATGAAAAAATATATAACGCTCCTGCTACTCGCCCTGGGCGGCAGCATGGTATCGTGCACCGATGGCTTTGAGGAGCTGAATACCGACCCTAACCGCATCGAACGAATCAGCCCCGGCACGCTGCTCAACCCCATTGTGTACGAGTTGGCCGCGTTCAATACCAACCGTGCTGATGCCTTCACGTTCGACATTATGCAAGTGTCGTTGCCGTTTCCGAGCGTGTCGGGGGGGGTGCACCGCTATTTGGTGAGCGAAAGCGCTGGTAATTCCACCTGGACCACCTATTACCGGTGGCTGGCCAATATTCGGGAAATGCGCATTGCTGCCGTAGCCGCTCAAGACCCCAACTATGAAGCTGTTGCGCTCACCCTGAACGCTTGGGTGTACGCCAACCTAACCGACTGCTTCGGAGACGTGCCGATGACCGAAGCCAGCCGTGCCGAGGAAGGAATTCTCTATCCGAAGTTCGACACGCAGCAAGCTATTTACACGCAGCTACTCGACGACCTGGATTTGGCCAACGGCCTCTTCGACGTCAATAAGTCGATGAGCTATGGCAGCGACTTGCTCTACAACAACAGTGTGCTTAACTGGCGACGGTTCTGCAACTCGCTGCGTATGCGCCTGTTGCTGCGCGCTTCCAAACGCCCCGAAATGAATGCCCCAGCTCGGCTGGCGGCCATGATTAATGACCCCGCCAAGTACCCAGTATTCACGCAAAACAGTGAGGCAGCCATTTTGAAAATTAATGGCGTGGCGCCCAATGTGTCGCCTTGGGGCCGGGCTATTGACTTCACGACCACCCGGGCGGCGGCTTCGTATTTCATCGACAACCTGAACACGTGGAGTGACCCCCGCCTGCCGAAGTTCAGCACCCAAGCGCGTGCGCAGATGGGCAACAGCACCATTGGCTACAAAGGTATCCCAAGTGCCTATAGTGGCAGCGACGCCCAGTTCCAGTATGTACCTTCCAACCTGAACGTGGCGCTGGTAACGGCCAGAGTAGATGCGCCCATGTCGTCGGTGCTGATGAGCTACGCCGAGGTCGAATTCATTAAGGCTGAAGCGGCCCAGAAAGGGTATATCACCGCCGATGCTCGCACGCACTACGAACGGGGCGTACGCGCCGCCATTGAGCAGTGGGGTGCCGTAGTACCCGCTACCTACTTCCAGAATGCCGCGGCGGCGTACAATGGCACGCTGGAGCGCATCATGCTGCAGAAGTATTACGCACTGTTTTTCAACGACTATCAGCAGTGGTTTGAATACCGCCGCACAGGTTTGCCAGTACTGCCCCGCGGCCAAGATTTGCAGAATGGGGGCGTCATGCCGGTGCGTTTCAAGTACCCGCTTATCGTGCAAACCAACAACGGCACCAACTACCGCACTGCGGTGGAAAACATGGGCGGCGACGACGTGAACACCAAAGTGTGGTGGGAAAAATAG
- a CDS encoding SusC/RagA family TonB-linked outer membrane protein: MFHSYLARAGRLCAMGLPVLLLSNSAFAQSQSVSGTVTDDQGQPLPGATVVVKGTTNGASTDVQGAYTLNAPSDAVLQVTFIGFLPREVPVEGKTQLNLRLTPDTKQLNEVVVTALGIKREQKALGYATQTIGGEALLEARPNNFSQALSGKVAGLNLISAGSGPVNSTRISLRGDNSLNPNGNNALIVLDGVPMNSGLASSGVGSAYGAGSGNDVPVDFGNGIADINPDDIASITVLKGASATALYGSRAANGALIITTKTGSRKKKGLGVTVNSNYSVNTVLQWPEYQYEYGQGTGRSFTAAGEMYYSYGTSADGNSTGGTSSAFGPKFDGQLFYQYDPVTQAQSAERLPWVPYKDNIKGFFRTGSTLTNSVALEGGNETSSARASVTHSKNEWIMPNTGYDRLTAALSVNHSLTPKLKLAGKVNFTNRKSDNLPATGYNNQSLSYFMIFQNPNVPLDAYRTIWKNGFDQVDQVHPFSSFIDNPYLIAHEMTNSVTTRTTVGNVSGTYDFTQKLSLLVRSGISMSQEEREMRRPYSTANFQRGYYKQQDITNYEANTDFLLTYHQPLGMHFDVRASVGGNAMYRRFRGIDTSVEGLVIPGVYKLTNGLSNPLLAATTRARKINSLYALTTLSFDDKIFVDLTGRNDWSSTLPTQNNSFFYPSISSSFILNELLPMPSSVSLAKVRLSAARVGNDTEPYYTRKYYGRSDFPGAGSVPTTLFNTDFKPELTTSYEAGVEYLMFQGRIGADLTVYQNTTSNQILEVPIDPTTGYSRALLNAGEVRNRGVEVVLNARPVDNNSFKWKTTVTWARNRNKVLSLADGLDDQQVIGTGGTASIIAKVGGTTGDIYGFGFERAPDGQIVYNKDGLPVQPAAVKYIGRAYADWKGGFLNEFSYKNFRVSVLLDGQYGGIIYSQTHHKMMEQGKLKSTLPGREEGFIVGEGVVANPDGTYSPNEKQVAPYQYYAEYYRRANIESNSFDASYLKLREARIEYNLPAALLARTKALTGATIGLYGRDLAMLTDFPMFDPETAALNGGTILPGVEIGQLPSTRTMGVNITLQF; encoded by the coding sequence ATGTTTCACAGCTACTTAGCTCGAGCCGGCCGGCTCTGTGCGATGGGCCTGCCTGTGCTTTTGCTAAGCAACAGTGCCTTCGCACAATCCCAATCAGTTTCCGGCACCGTAACTGACGACCAAGGCCAACCGCTACCCGGCGCGACGGTAGTAGTGAAGGGTACTACAAACGGTGCCTCCACCGACGTGCAGGGTGCCTACACGCTCAATGCTCCCTCCGACGCTGTACTGCAAGTCACTTTCATTGGCTTCTTACCTCGGGAAGTGCCAGTGGAAGGCAAAACACAACTCAATCTGCGGCTCACGCCCGACACCAAGCAGCTCAACGAAGTAGTAGTAACGGCGCTGGGTATCAAGCGGGAGCAGAAAGCCCTCGGCTACGCTACGCAAACCATTGGTGGCGAAGCCCTACTGGAAGCAAGACCTAACAACTTTTCACAGGCCCTGTCAGGTAAGGTGGCAGGCCTAAACCTGATTTCGGCGGGCTCCGGGCCAGTAAACTCCACACGCATCTCGTTGCGGGGCGACAACTCCTTGAACCCAAATGGCAACAATGCCCTGATTGTGCTGGACGGCGTGCCGATGAACAGCGGCCTAGCCAGTTCGGGCGTAGGTAGCGCGTACGGGGCTGGTTCCGGCAATGATGTGCCCGTAGACTTCGGTAACGGCATTGCTGACATCAACCCCGACGACATTGCCAGCATTACGGTGCTGAAAGGAGCCAGCGCCACGGCCCTCTACGGTAGCCGCGCAGCCAACGGCGCCTTGATTATCACCACCAAAACAGGTTCGCGCAAGAAAAAGGGCCTGGGCGTAACGGTGAACAGCAACTACAGCGTGAACACCGTGCTGCAGTGGCCCGAATATCAGTACGAATACGGCCAAGGCACCGGTCGCTCGTTCACCGCGGCTGGCGAGATGTACTACTCGTACGGCACCTCCGCCGATGGGAATAGCACGGGTGGTACGAGCAGCGCGTTTGGGCCGAAATTCGATGGGCAGCTATTCTATCAGTACGACCCCGTAACGCAGGCACAGTCGGCGGAACGGTTGCCGTGGGTGCCGTACAAAGACAATATCAAAGGGTTTTTCCGGACGGGTTCCACACTTACCAACAGCGTGGCTTTGGAAGGTGGCAACGAAACCAGTTCGGCGCGGGCCTCGGTTACGCACTCCAAGAATGAGTGGATTATGCCCAACACCGGCTATGATCGGTTGACGGCGGCGTTGAGTGTCAACCACAGCCTGACTCCGAAGTTGAAACTAGCGGGCAAAGTGAACTTCACCAACCGCAAGAGCGACAACCTCCCCGCCACCGGTTACAACAACCAGTCGTTGTCGTACTTCATGATTTTCCAGAACCCCAACGTACCGCTCGACGCGTACCGTACCATCTGGAAAAACGGCTTCGACCAAGTGGATCAGGTGCATCCGTTCAGCTCGTTTATCGACAACCCGTACCTGATTGCCCACGAAATGACCAACTCGGTGACCACGCGCACTACCGTTGGCAACGTGTCGGGCACCTATGATTTCACGCAAAAGCTGAGTTTGCTGGTTCGCTCTGGCATCTCGATGAGCCAAGAGGAACGCGAAATGCGGCGCCCCTACAGCACGGCAAACTTCCAGCGCGGCTATTACAAGCAGCAGGATATCACCAACTACGAGGCCAACACCGACTTCCTGCTGACCTACCATCAACCCCTAGGAATGCACTTCGACGTGCGGGCTTCGGTGGGTGGCAACGCCATGTACCGCCGCTTCCGGGGCATCGATACTTCCGTGGAGGGCCTCGTAATTCCGGGCGTGTACAAGCTCACCAACGGCCTCAGCAACCCGCTATTGGCAGCCACCACGCGTGCCCGCAAAATTAATAGCCTCTACGCCCTCACCACCCTTTCTTTCGACGACAAGATTTTTGTGGATTTGACTGGCCGCAACGACTGGTCGAGCACCCTGCCAACTCAGAACAACTCGTTCTTCTATCCTTCTATCAGTTCCAGTTTCATTCTAAACGAATTGCTGCCCATGCCATCGTCGGTTTCGCTGGCCAAGGTGCGGCTATCGGCGGCGCGCGTGGGCAACGATACCGAGCCGTACTACACCCGCAAGTACTACGGCCGGAGCGACTTCCCCGGCGCTGGCTCGGTTCCAACTACGCTATTCAACACCGATTTCAAGCCTGAACTCACGACTAGCTACGAAGCCGGCGTGGAGTACCTAATGTTCCAAGGCCGCATCGGGGCTGACCTGACGGTATACCAGAATACGACCAGCAACCAGATTCTGGAAGTGCCCATCGACCCTACTACCGGCTACAGCCGGGCATTGCTGAATGCAGGCGAGGTGCGCAACCGCGGCGTGGAAGTGGTACTCAATGCCCGGCCCGTTGACAACAACTCGTTTAAGTGGAAAACCACCGTTACCTGGGCCCGCAACCGCAACAAGGTGTTGAGCTTAGCCGATGGCCTCGATGATCAGCAGGTGATTGGTACGGGCGGCACGGCTTCCATCATCGCCAAAGTAGGTGGCACCACCGGCGACATCTACGGATTCGGCTTCGAGCGCGCCCCCGATGGCCAGATCGTCTACAACAAAGACGGCCTACCCGTGCAGCCCGCCGCCGTCAAATACATCGGGCGGGCCTACGCCGACTGGAAAGGGGGGTTCCTGAACGAGTTTTCCTACAAGAACTTCCGGGTGAGTGTACTGCTCGATGGTCAGTATGGTGGCATCATCTATTCTCAGACCCACCACAAAATGATGGAGCAGGGCAAGCTAAAATCTACGCTGCCCGGCCGCGAGGAAGGCTTTATTGTGGGCGAAGGCGTGGTGGCCAACCCTGATGGCACGTACTCGCCAAATGAGAAGCAAGTAGCTCCGTACCAGTACTACGCCGAGTATTACCGCCGCGCCAATATTGAAAGTAATTCCTTCGATGCTTCTTACCTGAAGCTGCGCGAAGCCCGCATCGAGTACAACCTACCCGCGGCGCTGCTCGCCCGCACCAAGGCCCTGACGGGCGCCACCATTGGCCTCTACGGCCGCGACCTGGCCATGCTCACCGACTTCCCCATGTTTGATCCGGAAACGGCAGCACTCAATGGCGGCACCATCCTACCCGGCGTGGAAATCGGCCAGCTTCCCTCTACACGCACAATGGGCGTGAACATCACGCTACAGTTTTAG